Part of the Benincasa hispida cultivar B227 chromosome 11, ASM972705v1, whole genome shotgun sequence genome, TTTGGCAGATCAGAACTGAGGAGATGGACCTAATAGCTGAGAGAGGCATTGCTGCTCATTATTGTGGGGGTGGGCTTGTAACTAGCACAGCTAGAAATTCTATGGCCAATTCTAGAAGTTCAAGAGGGAAAGCTGTCTGTCTCAGTGATGCAAACATTGCACTCAGGGTATTTATTTACCTTTCCTGGTAGTAGACTTTTCAACGTGTTAAGATCTTTTGAGGAACTAGTCTGGATTTGATAATTTCATGGATAAAGTCTTTGATTTCTTCCAGATTGGCTGGCTCAATGCTATAAGAGAATGGCAAGAGGAGTTCGTTGGTAACATGAGCTCAAGAGAATTTGTGGACACTGTAACCAGAGATTTATTAGGCAGTCGGGTTTTTGTCTTTACGCCAAGAGGAGAGGTATAAATGCCCAACACCAGAACATTTTCTATGTCATGCTTATTAAGTTTATGACTATAGCTGTCTTTAAACATCTGCAGATTAAAAACCTACCTAAAGGTGCCACTGTGATTGACTATGCATACATGATACACACAGAAGTTGGTAACAAGATGGTAGCTGCAAAGGTATTGTTGTGTTGATTGGAAGATTGCCTATCCATGTCTCTGGATAGATGGATTATGCCTGTGTTTCTCGATAGACTGGATCTTGATCTTCCATGTGTGACTTTGGTGTTGCAGGTGAATGGTAACCTCGTTTCTCCGATGCATGTTCTTGCTAATGCAGAAGTTGTTGAGATAATCACATATAATGTAAGTTACAATTTTGAGTTATATTATTATTCATAAAGATTGGAGGCTCTGCTGGTCTCTTTAGCTTTTGGGTAATCTCCTGCCCTTCCCGTGTATTGGATTACATTATTTCTAAAAGATGTCTCTCATGTCCTATCCACAAAAAAGGAAAagtgaataataaataaaagtaaaaacatATACAAGATTAATGCTTAATGCAGCTGCTTTCTGTTTTTGCCTTTCTGCGTATGTCACATGCCAAGAGTAtggtaatatttattatttggcGTCCTTACATAAGGCAATTGCTGCTGAAGAAAATATAATGTTCTTTAATCTCACCTGGAGCACGAATAAGATGCCAAAAGTGAACTTCGAAAAATCATTTGTGCATACATGCAATGTCAAATTATATTGTGTTTGACTTTTCTGGGGTTGGAGTATGATGTTGATGTACATGTGCGTGCCTTTCGAAGCTAAACTTTGCATCTCCTGACTACAATCACTACATAAAAATTTTGTTGTCTCGTGTCTACAATCACTACATAAAATCATCTAATTATTCTACAGAAACTGGTATGAGTATTCAGAAGAGTGTTGAACGTTTCAAACTTGTGTTTTGGAAAGATGACACGATTTACTTTCCCTGGGAAGAAATATGAACGTTCTAATTCTAGTACTGTCATGGTCATGCATTAAAAGCTGCCTTCAAGCAGCGTGATGTATTCTGTAAATCAGACATTTTATCCTCTGGTTTTCCCGAcatttggtttaatttaatCGGTCAGGcagtattcaaatattttattttcagttATAAACTTCTGATGCACAGCATGCCATGATTGGGCATTTAGGAaccaaaaaagagaaaagaaaaggaactcactgtttttaaaattagttcccAATTTACTCTTTAATAGCTGGATCTaaagtttcatttttcttcttcgttTGCAGTCACTTTCTGGAAAATCAGCTTATCAGCGGCATAAACAATGGTTGCAACATGCAAAAACACGAAGTGCGAGACACAAGATTATGAAGGTATGATCTGTCATAATGATTTATACATATGGATATattgcttttgtttttgttctctTTTGCCCTTCACAATGAATGGAAGGCCAGAAATCTTTAATTAAGGAGATTACTTTTGAAGCCATCGTTGAACATATTACCTTTTTGGCTTTATTTTGGTATAAACATGGTTGATTTCAAGGATTACTCTTTAGATACATTTATCGGAGTTTTTTGTAACTCCACTTGGATAgccatcaatgaaattgtttcctATAAAAAAAGATAGCATTCTTCTTGCAGTTTTTAAGGGAACAAGCTGCACTGTCAGCTGCTGAGATAACAGCAGATACCATTACTGACTTCATTGCTGATTCTGAAGAGGAAAGTGAGACAGAAGAATGCCCAGTTGTCTCCACTAAAAAAAAGCCTCTCTGGGAGAAAATTTTAGATATGGTGGATATTTCATCCACTCGGAAAAATATGAAGGACAACTTTCAGTCGAAAAACAACAAGGTACCTGTTCCCAGAGTGAACGGCAAACATAACCACTATGTAAATGTAAAGTTGAAAGCAGAGGGAGATATATTATCGATGGGTAATGGGGTTGCCAGGATTATACAACCATTATACAAGGAAGTCTTGCCTGGTTTGGATAGTTGGCAAATCAGTAAGGTTACCTCTTGGCACAGTCTTGAAGGGCACTCTATTCAATGGCTTTGTGTCGTTTGCATAGATCGTAGAGGTAAGTCTGTCAGATTAATTTCCCTACTATATCTATCATAAGGTATAATAGTATGCAACTGTTTGATATCCAGAATGCTTTCAAAGATATTGCTTTTCTGGCATAATACTCTTGTTGGGGAACTGATGAAATATATAATACTCTGTCAAGTAATAAATATGGTAGAGCTATAATTTCAGGCATAATGGGCGAGGTTACAACAGAATTGGCAGCAGCAGGCATCACTATTTGTTCCTGCGTGGTGAGTGTCCAATTATTATTCCAGCATGTTTGTTGAACATCTCCTTGTTTTTAGCTCTGTCTAAGCATCTCTCATTACGAATGAAATGGTCAGGCTGAGATGGATAGAGGAAGAGGATTAGCTGTCATGTTGTTTCATGTTGAAGGGGACCTGGAAAGTGTGGTAATGCATAGCATCAGCTTTCTCTCAGTTTCTTGCATCTGTTCATGCGTGTACACACACCTCTGTTCATGGCTAATCCTACATCTTCCAAACCCTGAAAATGTAACAATTATTCTCAGGTTAATGCGTGTGCAAGGGTCGACACAATCTTGGGTGTCTTGGGATGGTCGACAGGATGCAGCTGGCCGAACACAGTGGAAAACCAAAAATTTCTTGAGTGCTGATCGATGAGAGCTTCTTCAAGGGAGGAGCCAGGGAATTCCATAAAGACCTGTGAGGTAACTACTTCACCCTAGAAATGGAGGGttgagttttaaaagttttgttCCTGAGGAAACGAAAATTccataacatttttttatggTAGATTTTTGGTAGTTAGTCCCCATTATGTTTGTGGAAAAACCAAATAAAGTTGGTAGTAAATTGAGTTTTAGTATGTGGATTCAGGGCAGTGTGTATACAAACAGGAGTGAATAGGTAAAGGCATTATACTCTGTAAAGATACTATTGAGGTTAGAGTAACAATTTTACCCACAATTCTTCAGGTCTCTTACTAAAGCgtttatatacatttttaaatgAAGCTTGTTTCTATTTCTAACCTCTTAAGTTTTTAGATTCTCAAGTTTTTGTAATTTTCAGTTTCaatctttgtcaatatttttaataaaagaagtACAaacttttttatcttttaaattctTTGTTCTCTTGTCACAGTCAAACCCAATTCTAACTCCTCGAATTTTAAGCTGAACATATTATGTTATTCATGTCACGTATTTTAATTCAGTTGAATTATATAAAACACTATGGAACTTAGAAGTTTTTAACCCTTGGAGCTTGAAATTGTTTCTACAAAATGTTGTGATCTTTCCATTAAAACTATGAATGAGATATCGTTGACAACATCATTCATGAATGTTGGTGTGACAATTAATGTGTAACATTTGGTTTTGTGGTTGATATAAGTAAATGTTAGTGATGTCTTTTGAGTTGAAATAAATGGTAATAAAAAATCTCCCAtctttaaaataattgaaattgaattttaaatggCATAATTAATGCCTTCTAATTTTCACAATTAGCCTGTTATATCAATTTTTCTTAAGGTTTTAcctaaaaaaggaaaagagagaaaaacctTGAAgagtattattattataattattaggTTCATAGGTTAAAATAAGATTTGAAGTTTAGGCGTAATGTTTAAAAACATTTTGTATAATCTAAAgtattaattgtataaattatcaataataatttaatggATCTCGTTATTCTTTGCAATTGAGCATGAAttacatatataaataattaagatttaaaaagaatttagaaaacgggaaaaaatatatatataactgacTGAACTTTAAAGATTCAAATCCATTTTTAACCTTTACTAGTTAGAGGATCGCgaacataaattttttaataaatataattttagttaaatttaaatagGAAATATCTAAcctgaaatttaaaataaaagagaagatgagtaaaattatatatatgttttatttagttATGTGTTGGATCTACTGAAAAATGTTTGAAACGTAATTTCATAGAGcgaaatataaataattaaagagATAAAATGGAGAAAGATATTATCATTTATAATGTTAAATGGTTTTGAGTAAAAATAAATTGTCAATAACTTTTAATAATGATATACActaaagattttttaaaaaaattgatttgaaacCACCTTCTATCTTCTAAAACATTGTGAAATTTTATagattgaataatttttttgttttaatttttcaataaaaaaataacaatttgaaaaaaaaaaaaaaagaagaagaagaagaagaagcaaacaagataaaatgttaaaaagaatgaaaaattaaataaaaaaaacagaaaaaataaGTATGTAAGGTACATACAATACCATGTACGGGTGTGAGTGAGGGCAATAGAGTAATTATGTAAAAAGTTAAGGATAAAGAAGGAAGTTAAAATTCTTcccttttaatatagtataaataattgtaAGGATGATTAGTTTCAAGAGTAAAACTATCATATACTGTCGAAATGAGTATAACTCTagcttatatttttaatattaaaattagaggTCCGATACTTCCAATTCCAAatattatatgtatacatatatattaaaaaaaaaaaaaaaaaaaaaaaaaaaaaaaaaaaaggcaacaCAGGTTCGTAGGCTCGTTAGAGAAAATTTATAGTGAATGATAATGCCTTGAGCTTGAGTTGACAAAGTGAATTAATGAACAAAATACACATTAGAATGAATGagatttcaaaattgaagaagcTAACACAAATTCATACCTTCTTTTcatcatttctttattttgtgaGTTCAAACTACGGTGAGGTGGAACTAAGACTAGAGCTTCACATTAAGTTAACTGCTTAAAGTAAATAGTTAAGAAAGCTTGCTTAAAAGctagaaacattttttttttttttggcaaaacaTCTCTCTTTGGTCTTCCaacttctaaaattaaaatattgtatatgcatagtatatataaatatataaactagCATAACAAACTAGgctaaatgaaaaaaaaaagaagaaaactaaaaaaaaagagatctAAGATGAAAGTAGAATGGAGCCAAGTCTAGAATCGACTAATCATTAGACCAACCAACTCTAATGACTAAGTAAAAACTTGTGAGAGataattaaatagaaaattgaaatgaaagcCAATTATGTATAATGTGTTTCAGCTAGAGGTGTTTATGAGTTaggttggattgagttgaaagactttttagacttaattcaattgttcgggttgtaaattttttcaaccaaaataatctttattaaaaaaatgaacccaacccaacccaaccatgaaatatttggattgggttggttcgagttcgatctctaatacttgatcctttgATAGAAAAtcaccgaacgttcttgaagcaGAAGTCTAGACCAGGACTTCAGTTTTCAAAATACTTATTCCCTATAGACTtctggagtatagaattgctgaccccTCCAAATGAAGAGAGcttatctatttatagagttcacaagtgggcttgggcttggttgatccatgggtctggcctttgggcctaattagttagacttgggcttggttggtccatgagGTTGGcgtttgggcccaattaatcggATTTAGGCCTAATTtaacatttgggtcaaatttaGCCTATTTTTGGACTTAGTTGAACTTTGacttaaataataatatcaaattggatccaattaatcttatttgattcaacggtcatgataaaaccacgtgCCGTTATCGAAATTTATCTTTAACTTCAATTCAGTACaaatgtcaactcctaattgagcccaaatttaatgatttggaatttcatcattaatatagtaaatgacgtggcaacttgtgattggtctaaaatttctcattcaacaaatgtcccctttcgagatttatgcacatacatgagtggatgaatctcgaaaaatataaagttggaatcaaagtccaaatatatttgttcttgaatttgacctcaattgatgtgtcagtcaaactatgaatttagtacataagtttaacttgatttttgggataaaatttggaatatcgcCAAATTTACGaaaaattttgaactttgtcccaatttatttgatttggatttaagataaaatttgggatatgcccAAATGTGaataaaagatgattttttttttcctcaataggatacttgaatttggaatatggccaaattttaattttggatgaattttagatttttccCACAACTTGATTTAGAACCTAAATTTagatgaatttgatataaaatttggaagatgccaaaattttaatttgagattttatccccTTAATAATTTGGTTTGAGGATAAAAGTCTGATGATTTGGATTTgagataaattttggaatatgcccaaattttaatttgacttaataatttgggataaaattatGATTTGGTGATTTAggtgggataaaatttggaatatacccaaattttaatttgagattttatctaaaaataatttgGCTTGAGCATAaaagtttaataatttaaatttggaatatgcccaaattttaattagagattttatttgcaatttaatctcaatgttgaacaattttgattttgataaaaatttggaatatggtcagattttaatttatgattttatccacaatttaaatttgactttggataaaatttggaatatgtctaaatcttagttgaagataaatttgaggacaaaatctaataagattaaatcaaataggaaatttatttaatttaatttgaaattaggatagaatcaaattaggaaatctgataaaaaatctaatattttaaatcaaatcttttatttgatttagatttCTTAATTTGTTATGGAACCAcggaacctctataaataggaccccaaacctcttcattatcttcatcccctcctcttcttctaatctttcttttctctcattttcctcttattctttctttttttttttttaaagaaaatttcgtattctttctcttttttttttctttctttttttttcttgcttttttctttacttgcttttttttttcgcGTAGGTTTACTAATTTGTCCCCCTTACTCTTTTGTAGGAGCTAAAGCGCAACTCAAAGGAGTACAACCGCGTCTTTTTTAGGATGACCTTGGTATGGTTTATCTACTGTATGTCTGTTCATgcttcctgatcgtcatgggaggggccttGCAAGgtttacaactctcccatgctttcaccctagggaggatcccgataaggtctaccttgtagcaccgtttgCATATCCTGAATGTCATAGGAGGGGCcttgcaaggcttacaactctctcatGCTTTCACCTTAGGGAGGATCCCCATAAAGTCTACCTTGTGGCATCATTTGCATATCCTGAATATCATGGGAGGGGCCtagcaaggcttacaactctcccatgctttcaccctagggaggatcccgataaggtctaccttgtagcaccattcgcatcgtcatgggaggggccctgcaaggcttacaactctcccatgcttcaccctagggaggatcccgataatatctaccttgtagcaccgtttgCATATCCTGAATGTCATGGGAGGGGCcttgcaaggcttacaactctcccatgctttcaccctagggaagttcccgataaggtctaccttatAGCACTGTTCGTATATCTTGAACGTCATGGGAgggccctgcaaggcttacaactctccatGCTTTCACCatagggaggatcccgataaagtctaccttgtagcaccgttcgcatATCTTGAACGTCATGGGGGAGACCCTGCAAgacttacaactctcccatgctttcaccctagggagaaTCCCGATAAAGTCTACCTTGTTATGTTactccttgatcaaaatttgaaaataagggAAATATACCATTGAGTATTGAGGATGAGGCAGATATGCCatcaaactttgaagatgagaagaatATGCCTTCAAGCTTTTGAGCAGAGTCAGATTGGCTAGAGTCGATCTCGCATACAAGGTGGAGCCGGACGGACCAGAGTtgtcctcgcatatgaggtagagcttggcaaaccaaacttgatctcgcatatgaggtggaaccaCACACACATTTTTTTAGAGGAAGCGAAGCTACACCAACTTTGGAGAAGGGGTGAAGTTgtaccaacattttggagaggaaacgaaaccgcaccatgactttggagatgaagcgaagtcatGCCATTAGTAtggagatgaagcaaagccACGCCACAACTTTGAAGATGAGGCGAACCACACCAGACTTTAGAGATGAAGCAAAGCTGCGTATGATTTTGTAGACTGACTCATTGAATATGGAgccgagccatgcacaccgatcttAAGCTTAAAGATGGAACGGAGCCATGCAcatcgaccttgaacttgaagatggagcggagccatgcacactaatcttaaacttgaagatggaagcagagtcatgcacaccgatcttgaacttgaagatggaagtaggGCCATGCACGtcaatcttgaacttgaagatggaagtggggtCATGCACGctaatcttgaacttgaagatggagcagcatcgatgaagcctctgaacttgaagatggagaagcttCGACGAGATCTTCGCATTTGAGTTTAACATAGCATTGgcaaatcctccgcatttgagtttgataaaGCATCGGCGAATCCTCTgcacttgagcttgaagaatCGGTGAATCCTCCACATTTGAGCTTAAAGAATCCATAAATCCTCCGcacttgagtttgacgaagcatcgatgaatcttCACATTAAGCTCGACTTTGCgacttgagcatgaagaagCCATTGAAAAGCCTccagacttgagcatgaagatgaagcatcaatgaaacctctgaacttgaagatggaagagcatCCGAGTTTGATTTTGAAGAGGAAGCAAAGTGCATTCCAAGcgtgtgccttttatttactgtgttAGCTCCTTACGAGGGATAAACTTCTTCAGGGATTaacatcttcaatctggagtgtcattctttaatgaggatgatcaacatcaatccTATAGTATCATATTTGCCTGGTTTTCGTACCTCTTCTGATGGACTagacttaaatttctttaagtttccttCGTACCTTTAAAGAAATGGATCAAATCATGAtgtagttcaattttttttttgataactGTACTGAACttagtttctttcaagctgcctacatacccttcataatgatagggatcaagtcataatgtagttcaagaagaatgttttttcttttttttttttttttttaactagactgaacttgaagtttctttcaagctgcctacatacccttcataatgatagggatcaagtcataatgtagttcaagaataatgttttttttttaactggactgaacttgaagtttctttcacgctgcctacatacccttcataatgatagggatcaagtcataatgtagttcaagaagattttttttttcgcgactgaacttaaatttctttaagttgcctacgttcctttataatgacagggatcaagtcgtaacgtagttcgtacaatttttttttaatttacatttattaAGCGTAAAACTTCTTGAGAAACCTGCTGTTGATTGGGCCAATTCTTAGCCCATCTTGATCAACTATCTTGTACGCTCCGTTTATGTAGACTTCTTTGATGACGTAGGGTCCATCCCATTTAAGTGTAAACTTATTCCCCATATGTCTTGTCATGATAATTGGTCTCCTTACGGCGAGCACTAGATCAACGACTTGAAAGGACCAACGCTTTACATGCTTATCGAAGGCTTTAGACATTCGGGCCTGGTAACATTCCAACGCTTGTTGAGCTTTTAATCGTTTTTTATCTAGTGCTTCCAACTCTTGGACACGTAGTTTGATGTTGTTCTCTATAGAGAGCCCTTCTTGCACCGCCATTCTTAGCGATGGAATTTCTATTTCCAAAGGAAGGACAACTTCTAGCCCATAAACGAGAGAGTACGAGGTGACTCCTGTAGGGGTACGGTGAGTGGTGCGATAAACCCACAACGCTTCATCGATCTTCTCCTGTCAATCTCTCTTCGACTTGGAAACAATTTTCTTCAGTAGGTTGCACAATGTCTTGTTAAATGCCTCAACCAACCCATTTGCAGCGGCGTTACACATGGATGACTTGTACTGCTTGAACTTGAATTTTTCACACAACCTGTCCATCAAATAATTGAAGAATTGTCTTCCGATATCCGTCACGATTCGATGGGGAATACCGTACCGATGAATGATATGAGTGCGGATAAAATCCACCACGTTTTCTTTCTTAGCTTCCCTTAGTGTGATAGCCTCAGCCCATCTTGAGAAGTAGTCAGTGGTTGCGATGATGTATGAGTGCCTTGTTGATGACTTAGGTGTTATAGGGTCGACCAGATCAAGCCCTCATGCTTCGAAAGGCCACAAGGCTATAGTCGGATGTAGAGA contains:
- the LOC120091036 gene encoding putative GTP diphosphokinase RSH1, chloroplastic isoform X3 codes for the protein MKLPTIYILEDYLNQACFMMFVEGRNSVAHHSCLQMPLTRFLLKDLKPTVSYLSPKELELVHNALKLAFEAHDGQKRRSGEPFIIHPVEVARILGELELDWETIAAGLLHDTVEDTDFVTFEKIEEEFGATVRHIVEGETKVSKLGKLKCKNENNSVQDVKADDLRQMFLAMTEEVRVIIVKLADRLHNMRTLSHMPPHKQSSIARETLQVFAPLAKLLGMYQIKSELENLSFMYTNPEDYSKVKRRVADLSKEHEKELIEAKKILTKKIQEDQFLDLMTLRTEVRSVCKEPYSIYKAVLKSQCSISEVNQIAQLRIIIQPKECVGVGPLCSPQQICYHVLGLVHGIWTPIPRAMKDYIATPKPNGYQSLHTTVIPFLYESMFRLEVQIRTEEMDLIAERGIAAHYCGGGLVTSTARNSMANSRSSRGKAVCLSDANIALRIGWLNAIREWQEEFVGNMSSREFVDTVTRDLLGSRVFVFTPRGEIKNLPKGATVIDYAYMIHTEVGNKMVAAKVNGNLVSPMHVLANAEVVEIITYNSLSGKSAYQRHKQWLQHAKTRSARHKIMKFLREQAALSAAEITADTITDFIADSEEESETEECPVVSTKKKPLWEKILDMVDISSTRKNMKDNFQSKNNKVPVPRVNGKHNHYVNVKLKAEGDILSMGNGVARIIQPLYKEVLPGLDSWQISKVTSWHSLEGHSIQWLCVVCIDRRGIMGEVTTELAAAGITICSCVAEMDRGRGLAVMLFHVEGDLESVVNACARVDTILGVLGWSTGCSWPNTVENQKFLEC